A part of Nitrospira sp. genomic DNA contains:
- a CDS encoding replication-associated recombination protein A, translated as MTRSRDPAPDLFTPPDREDTVEAPLAERMRPRVFADFVGQDDITASDRPLRRAIEADQLSSVIFWGPPGSGKTTLAHLIARHTKAQFIPFSAVTSGVPELRTIIKAADQRRGINGQRTILFVDEIHRFNKAQQDAFLPHVERGTIILVGATTENPSFEVISPLLSRSLVVVLKPLTEDALGQILDRALADVEFGLGKWEARFLPEARQRMISFGNGDARALLTSLEFVVTQAPAGPDDARVIDDAILEAALGTKTLRYDKSGEEHYNVISAYIKCLRDSDPNGALYWLARMLDAGEDPKFIARRMVIFASEDIGNADPLALLIATSVAQAVQFVGLPEAQINLAQGTTYLASRPKDNASYVGLLEALKDAKTYGNLGVPLHLRNAVTSLMRDLGYGADYRYVHDDPSAKTEQTHLPLPLKDRRYYRPKPLK; from the coding sequence ATGACTCGTTCTCGTGATCCGGCTCCTGATTTATTCACGCCTCCAGATCGTGAAGACACCGTCGAGGCTCCGCTTGCCGAGCGCATGCGGCCACGTGTGTTTGCGGATTTCGTGGGACAAGACGACATCACGGCATCAGATCGGCCGCTTCGGCGGGCCATCGAGGCCGACCAGCTCTCGTCCGTAATTTTTTGGGGGCCGCCCGGTTCTGGGAAGACAACGCTGGCCCATCTGATTGCCCGCCATACGAAGGCGCAGTTTATTCCATTTTCGGCCGTGACCAGCGGCGTGCCTGAGTTGCGCACGATCATCAAGGCAGCTGACCAACGCCGAGGGATCAATGGGCAGCGGACCATCTTATTCGTCGATGAAATTCATCGCTTCAACAAGGCACAGCAAGACGCATTTCTTCCGCATGTCGAGCGAGGCACTATCATTCTCGTCGGCGCGACCACGGAGAATCCTTCCTTCGAAGTGATCAGCCCACTCTTGTCCCGTTCGCTGGTCGTCGTGCTCAAACCGCTTACCGAGGACGCGTTAGGTCAGATTCTTGATCGCGCGCTTGCCGATGTTGAATTCGGGCTGGGGAAATGGGAAGCGCGCTTCTTACCGGAGGCACGCCAACGAATGATTTCGTTCGGCAATGGCGATGCGAGGGCGCTGCTCACATCGTTGGAATTTGTGGTGACGCAAGCGCCGGCAGGACCAGATGACGCGCGCGTGATTGATGACGCGATATTGGAAGCGGCACTGGGCACCAAGACCCTGCGCTACGATAAGTCAGGCGAAGAACACTACAACGTCATTTCGGCTTACATTAAATGCCTGCGAGATTCTGATCCAAATGGGGCGCTGTACTGGTTGGCCAGGATGCTGGATGCCGGCGAAGATCCAAAATTCATCGCTCGACGTATGGTGATCTTTGCCTCGGAGGATATCGGCAATGCTGATCCCCTCGCCCTTCTCATTGCCACATCGGTGGCACAAGCTGTCCAGTTCGTTGGGCTTCCCGAGGCGCAGATCAACCTGGCACAAGGGACCACCTACTTGGCTTCGCGGCCCAAAGACAATGCGTCTTACGTCGGTCTATTGGAAGCGCTCAAGGATGCCAAAACCTACGGCAATCTGGGGGTCCCGCTCCATCTCCGGAACGCGGTAACTTCTCTGATGAGAGATCTAGGCTATGGAGCCGACTACCGCTATGTCCACGACGACCCGTCAGCGAAAACGGAACAAACCCACCTCCCACTACCACTCAAAGATCGACGGTACTACCGCCCAAAGCCTCTAAAGTAG
- a CDS encoding alpha/beta fold hydrolase, whose product MVRTPQLTERTVHTQVNGITLAYNDRGSGLSIVFCHAFPLNRTMWAEQEKAFSSQFRVVTIDLRGHGESDAPLWRYTLDQAADDVIGVLDHLSIREAVFVGLSMGGYILFALYRKYADRVKGLVLADTRAQAAYQKGPPAMADIMIPKLLSPATIQTKPELVRHVRAMIEGNQISGIAGDLMAMAERPDSVTLLKHITCPTQIIVGELDLPTPPSDAKLMADQIPNARLTIIPAAAHLSNLEKPDIFNDAVREFIGNETR is encoded by the coding sequence ATGGTACGAACACCGCAACTTACGGAGCGCACCGTGCACACCCAGGTCAACGGTATTACCCTTGCTTATAACGATCGGGGCTCTGGCCTTTCCATCGTCTTTTGCCATGCTTTTCCGCTTAACCGAACGATGTGGGCTGAGCAGGAGAAAGCGTTTTCGTCACAGTTTCGAGTCGTGACGATTGACTTGCGCGGGCATGGAGAATCCGACGCGCCACTCTGGCGGTATACACTAGACCAAGCCGCCGATGATGTGATCGGGGTGCTTGATCACCTCTCGATCCGGGAGGCGGTTTTCGTCGGACTGTCCATGGGCGGCTATATCCTATTTGCTCTCTACCGAAAGTATGCAGATCGCGTAAAAGGCTTGGTACTTGCTGATACAAGAGCGCAGGCTGCCTATCAAAAGGGACCACCGGCCATGGCCGACATTATGATCCCAAAATTGCTGAGCCCCGCGACGATCCAGACGAAGCCGGAGCTCGTCCGACACGTACGTGCAATGATCGAAGGCAATCAGATCAGCGGCATCGCGGGAGACTTGATGGCAATGGCTGAACGACCTGATTCCGTCACGCTCTTGAAACACATCACGTGTCCCACCCAGATCATCGTCGGTGAACTGGACCTTCCCACTCCACCGTCCGACGCCAAACTCATGGCGGATCAGATTCCCAATGCCCGCTTGACCATCATTCCGGCCGCCGCCCATCTTTCGAACCTGGAAAAGCCGGACATCTTCAACGATGCTGTACGCGAGTTTATTGGAAATGAGACGAGATAA
- the folE gene encoding GTP cyclohydrolase I FolE, giving the protein MLLALGERPGRNGLLKTPERVAKALAFMTQGYQRDIDHLLNGALFPIEYDEMVIVKDIDFFSMCEHHLLPFFGRVHVGYLPNKKVVGLSKIPRIVDTFARRLQVQERLTVQIAETISTKLNAHGVGVVVEARHLCMMMRGVEKQNTLAVTSSMLGVFRSQAQTRVEFLKLIRRGSVGDPD; this is encoded by the coding sequence ATGCTGCTCGCCCTGGGGGAAAGACCGGGACGCAACGGTTTGCTGAAAACGCCCGAACGTGTGGCCAAAGCATTGGCGTTTATGACGCAGGGCTATCAGCGTGACATCGACCATCTGTTGAACGGTGCGCTCTTTCCGATCGAATACGACGAGATGGTCATCGTCAAGGATATCGATTTCTTCAGCATGTGCGAGCATCACTTACTGCCATTTTTTGGACGGGTCCATGTCGGGTACCTACCCAATAAGAAAGTCGTGGGTTTGAGCAAGATTCCGCGGATTGTCGATACCTTCGCGAGGCGTCTGCAAGTTCAAGAACGGTTGACTGTGCAGATCGCCGAAACCATCAGCACCAAGCTAAACGCTCATGGGGTCGGAGTCGTTGTCGAAGCACGCCACCTCTGCATGATGATGCGCGGGGTGGAAAAACAGAACACGCTCGCCGTCACCAGCTCCATGTTAGGAGTATTTCGCAGTCAAGCACAGACTCGCGTGGAATTTCTGAAATTGATTCGCCGCGGCAGTGTCGGCGATCCGGACTGA
- a CDS encoding 6-carboxytetrahydropterin synthase, which yields MSQVQVTRRYRFCAAHRLHTDQLSHEENWAAFGKCNNPNGHGHNYVVLVTIKTGGAQETWDLNDLDQLVNERIVDRFDHRDLNSDPALAGLTTTGENIVKLIWDILAPQLPAGCLHKVGVIETRDNYFEYAGVA from the coding sequence ATGTCGCAGGTACAGGTAACGAGGCGCTATCGATTTTGCGCCGCCCACAGGCTTCACACTGATCAGCTCTCGCATGAGGAGAATTGGGCTGCGTTCGGAAAGTGTAATAATCCGAATGGTCATGGGCACAATTACGTCGTGCTGGTTACGATCAAAACCGGAGGAGCACAAGAGACGTGGGACCTAAACGACCTTGACCAGCTGGTGAACGAGAGGATTGTTGATCGGTTCGATCATCGTGACCTCAATAGCGACCCGGCGCTGGCAGGACTCACGACCACCGGGGAGAACATCGTCAAATTGATCTGGGACATTTTGGCGCCCCAATTGCCTGCGGGGTGTCTGCATAAAGTAGGTGTTATCGAGACGAGAGACAACTACTTCGAGTATGCGGGCGTCGCCTGA
- the erpA gene encoding iron-sulfur cluster insertion protein ErpA, which produces MVTITKVAEQKIRELMTEEKDVVGLRVYVRGGGCNGYQYGMAFESKMAEDDTVIEMGDVKVIMDSQSAPMLQGAEVDYVDSVQGSGFSIKNPQAKTTCGCGSSFSA; this is translated from the coding sequence ATGGTTACGATTACAAAGGTTGCGGAACAGAAGATACGGGAGCTGATGACCGAAGAGAAGGACGTCGTTGGACTGCGGGTGTATGTCCGTGGTGGTGGGTGCAATGGCTACCAGTACGGCATGGCCTTCGAGTCCAAGATGGCCGAGGATGACACCGTCATCGAGATGGGTGACGTGAAGGTCATTATGGATTCTCAGAGCGCGCCGATGCTTCAAGGTGCCGAAGTGGACTATGTGGACAGCGTGCAGGGTTCTGGCTTTTCGATCAAGAATCCTCAGGCCAAAACGACGTGCGGCTGCGGCAGCTCGTTTAGCGCATAA
- a CDS encoding (2Fe-2S)-binding protein, with protein MPRVTFLHSDGRSGDVEENISLLQAAKEVGFRLSYDCGGNASCTTCRVEVQMGQEHLSEIDFDEQDLLDREALTQPWHRLACQARVLGDVVVRVPEAKWENPKIAASEAWG; from the coding sequence ATGCCGCGGGTGACGTTTCTTCATTCAGACGGACGAAGCGGAGATGTAGAAGAGAACATTTCACTTCTCCAGGCCGCGAAAGAAGTGGGGTTTCGATTGAGCTACGACTGTGGAGGAAATGCCTCCTGCACAACCTGCCGAGTGGAGGTCCAGATGGGGCAGGAGCATCTCTCGGAGATCGATTTCGACGAGCAGGACCTACTGGATCGGGAAGCGTTGACGCAGCCATGGCATCGCCTGGCCTGCCAAGCACGTGTCTTGGGGGATGTTGTGGTGCGTGTGCCGGAAGCCAAATGGGAGAATCCAAAAATAGCCGCGTCCGAAGCATGGGGTTGA
- the nuoF gene encoding NADH-quinone oxidoreductase subunit NuoF — MPTFVEPRLVQQMEGAPWEIEGYLKVGGYEAWKRCVKELKATQVIDELKKAGLRGRGGAGFPTGIKWDKVLNHRVPERYFVCNAGEHEPGTFKDRHLLKTLPHQLIEGCLIASHTVNAKASFIYINHEYHEEQQNLKKAITQARERGFIGKNVLGSGIDIELEIFDGHGSYVAGEETAMLESMQGRPAMPRQKPPFYPTDFGLYGKPTLVNNVETLCNIPRILHKGASWFTQVGTEKCPGTMMFSLSGSINRPGVYEMPMGVTIRDLIEQCGGGVPNGRKIKAVFPGGPAFSMVTADQLDMPMDFDSLKKAGTGLGSAGVIVVDDATCMVAKTLHFSNFFKNESCGQCPPCRMGTINLAALMTKIEAGQGTQKDLDSMLQLCGFVKGTGYCTLVTGASVLVQSSLKLFRHEYEEHIRLQRCPYQEVPAGIAVHS, encoded by the coding sequence ATGCCTACGTTCGTAGAACCACGCCTTGTTCAACAGATGGAAGGGGCCCCTTGGGAAATTGAGGGGTATCTCAAAGTTGGTGGCTATGAGGCCTGGAAGCGCTGTGTCAAAGAATTGAAGGCCACTCAAGTCATTGACGAGCTCAAAAAAGCCGGTCTGCGGGGGCGAGGTGGTGCAGGATTTCCAACGGGAATCAAATGGGACAAGGTGCTGAACCATCGAGTCCCTGAACGGTATTTCGTGTGTAATGCTGGGGAGCACGAGCCGGGTACGTTCAAAGATCGCCACTTACTGAAAACGCTGCCGCATCAGTTGATCGAAGGCTGTCTGATCGCGTCCCACACGGTCAATGCGAAGGCGTCCTTCATCTATATCAATCATGAATATCACGAAGAACAGCAGAATCTGAAGAAGGCCATCACCCAAGCACGAGAGCGTGGGTTTATCGGGAAGAATGTGCTTGGCAGCGGGATCGACATTGAGCTGGAGATTTTTGACGGCCATGGAAGCTACGTCGCCGGCGAAGAGACAGCTATGCTCGAGTCGATGCAGGGTCGTCCGGCAATGCCGCGACAGAAGCCCCCATTCTATCCGACCGATTTCGGCCTCTATGGCAAGCCGACTCTGGTCAATAACGTGGAGACGCTCTGCAACATCCCTCGTATTCTCCATAAGGGTGCCTCGTGGTTTACGCAGGTCGGGACGGAGAAATGTCCAGGGACCATGATGTTCTCGCTGAGTGGATCGATCAATCGACCAGGTGTGTACGAGATGCCAATGGGCGTGACGATTCGAGATCTGATTGAACAATGCGGCGGTGGAGTGCCAAACGGCCGCAAGATCAAAGCCGTGTTTCCGGGTGGCCCAGCGTTTTCCATGGTAACAGCGGATCAGCTCGATATGCCTATGGATTTCGATTCGTTGAAAAAGGCTGGTACGGGGTTAGGATCGGCGGGTGTCATTGTTGTCGATGATGCGACCTGCATGGTGGCTAAGACGCTGCACTTTTCAAACTTTTTCAAGAACGAGAGTTGTGGCCAATGTCCTCCCTGTCGGATGGGAACCATAAACTTAGCCGCGCTGATGACGAAAATTGAAGCGGGACAGGGTACGCAAAAGGATCTCGATAGTATGTTGCAGCTCTGTGGCTTTGTGAAAGGGACTGGGTACTGCACGCTCGTGACCGGAGCCTCCGTCTTGGTGCAAAGTAGTTTGAAGCTGTTCCGTCACGAGTATGAAGAGCATATTCGGTTGCAACGGTGTCCTTATCAAGAAGTACCAGCCGGGATTGCTGTGCATTCCTAG
- the mdh gene encoding malate dehydrogenase encodes MERTKVTVVGAGNVGGTTAQRLAEKNLYDVVLVDIAQGVPQGKALDISQAGPVCGYSTQVVGTNAYTETAGSSIAVITSGMPRKPGMSRDELLATNAKIVKSVVSELVSRSPDIILILVTNPLDAMVHVARSVSGLPKSRIIGMAGVLDSARMRTFIAAELNVPATEVQAMVLGGHGDTMVPLPRYTTVRGRPVSELMSKEKLDAIVKRTRDGGAEIVGLLKTGSAFYAPSASAVAMVESIQKDEKQVMPCAVLCDGEYGLKDVVVGVPVKIGRGGAEQILEYELTSDERAALDTSANAVRELCRTVDRLMA; translated from the coding sequence ATGGAACGGACGAAAGTGACGGTAGTTGGTGCGGGGAACGTCGGGGGAACGACGGCGCAGCGGTTGGCTGAGAAGAATCTCTACGACGTGGTCTTGGTCGATATTGCCCAAGGGGTTCCACAGGGCAAGGCGCTCGATATTTCACAGGCGGGGCCAGTCTGTGGGTACAGCACGCAGGTGGTCGGCACCAATGCCTATACGGAAACCGCGGGATCATCGATCGCCGTGATCACGTCTGGCATGCCGAGAAAGCCGGGCATGAGTCGCGACGAGTTGTTGGCGACGAATGCGAAAATCGTCAAATCTGTTGTCTCGGAATTAGTCTCTCGCTCTCCGGATATTATCCTGATCCTTGTGACCAACCCCTTGGACGCCATGGTCCATGTGGCGCGTTCCGTCAGTGGTTTGCCGAAATCGAGAATCATCGGCATGGCGGGTGTGTTGGACTCGGCGAGAATGCGGACCTTCATTGCTGCTGAACTCAACGTACCGGCTACGGAGGTCCAGGCCATGGTGTTGGGCGGACACGGCGATACAATGGTGCCGCTGCCGCGCTATACCACTGTGAGGGGCAGGCCGGTGTCGGAACTGATGTCGAAAGAGAAACTCGACGCCATCGTCAAACGAACACGGGATGGTGGAGCTGAAATCGTCGGTCTCTTGAAAACGGGCAGTGCTTTCTATGCTCCATCCGCTTCGGCGGTGGCGATGGTTGAATCGATACAGAAAGACGAGAAGCAGGTCATGCCTTGCGCGGTCTTGTGTGATGGGGAGTACGGACTGAAGGACGTCGTCGTCGGCGTGCCAGTGAAGATCGGCCGAGGCGGGGCCGAGCAGATTCTGGAGTATGAACTGACGAGTGATGAGCGGGCGGCGTTGGACACGTCGGCCAACGCGGTGCGGGAACTCTGTCGTACCGTGGATCGGCTGATGGCCTAA
- a CDS encoding VWA domain-containing protein, with product MHHGSAFLGKPLYELSYLLETFLCRLSHGPSPLERRWEEPLVYKGNSLLYNPSLQLISYQVMTDMSSQQILLQRLVGELSLAVAEPLVTRLPQATGKPDAAAQALTLLDELQELSEKSATAALAALPELDQRAGLAHTLLWLDLGVVLTQSSGASALKYFKDSPMVLGLIEPVDARTEVLTIGLEIAEQDANVALEYIRCAPQILSTVAPNQLRSWLDIGIELTEINVVVGLEFIRQISKLAPVLPLESVRDWATLGMKLIIPNSLGKPDYVATMEYLRTSPAILRNIEHPAIREKVVSLCLVLAEHSPESSMTWLAESPDLLGMLPSLEWRIRLLRYGALLAERHADVTLEYLRRAPELVQLIGHGPDAFTRFENWFKAGMEVAAYSPDGARAYFSMESRKALVSVELALSGVPFRQVARRVKLFVQGLCGTDVAVTAIPDSVTSPARATVSGDGSTISLPALLRRYPTAAENERLYLVMAAHEAGHLEFGTYRLRLESLADLVETVPQRYGRTNAVRPDTLAALFQLYPNPALVRDLWIVLEDMRIEFLLQTEYPGLRCDLARLAEESIAPRDPAQGLTVQELVVDGLLRLSTGESADSAIPKSVKEEVTLLWSMCDSILKTTSTAEEVVRVVDAVYLRMEELLAARGEMILAEKREEEPKDAEAGQAKPEQPGDQYRAVTDVVYRGEMNPEFITWSQEQLDQQHKPPTESDRSLEEKVRNGDHESGSQDMLREGRSLPSVVEECLTLEVDAQEIQEKMAHGERAILYPEWDYRIEDYRMNWCRVVERPADSGSDDFVTETLVSQQSTVKSLRRFFEGLRPPAFRRMAGQPDGEEVDLDAVVRRAGEQRAGMEGDDRLYIRREKRERDVAVVFLIDISGSTSRDLGTGRRVIDIEKEGLVLLCEALDAVGDQYGLYAYSGQGRGRVEFLTIKDFDDRLGAATAHRLGGLAPRHQNRDGAAIRHATAKLVAREAKNRVLVLLSDGRPLDDQYKDEYSLEDTKAALREARQRGVETFCVTIDREAETYLHRMYAEARYCVIHSVEALPTKLPLIYRQLTA from the coding sequence ATGCATCATGGTTCCGCTTTTCTCGGCAAACCCTTGTATGAACTTTCGTATCTTCTCGAGACTTTCCTGTGTCGGCTCAGCCATGGACCTTCTCCTCTCGAGCGACGATGGGAAGAACCGCTAGTTTACAAGGGTAATTCACTGCTTTACAATCCGTCCCTTCAGCTGATTTCATACCAAGTCATGACAGATATGTCGAGTCAACAGATCTTGCTGCAGCGGTTGGTCGGCGAGTTGAGTCTGGCGGTTGCAGAGCCGCTGGTGACCCGTTTGCCACAGGCCACTGGTAAACCGGATGCCGCGGCACAGGCGCTCACCTTGCTCGATGAACTCCAAGAGTTGTCTGAGAAATCTGCCACTGCGGCACTAGCCGCATTGCCTGAGCTTGACCAGCGGGCTGGTCTCGCGCACACGCTACTCTGGCTTGATCTGGGTGTTGTCCTGACACAATCCTCAGGCGCATCTGCCCTCAAATATTTCAAGGATAGTCCCATGGTTCTCGGGCTGATTGAACCAGTCGATGCACGCACCGAGGTTCTGACAATCGGTCTGGAAATCGCTGAGCAGGATGCCAATGTCGCGCTTGAATACATTCGATGTGCCCCGCAGATTCTAAGCACCGTCGCCCCGAACCAATTGCGCTCATGGCTCGATATCGGTATTGAACTGACCGAGATCAATGTCGTCGTCGGCCTTGAGTTCATCCGACAGATCTCCAAGCTGGCCCCTGTGCTGCCTTTGGAAAGTGTGAGGGATTGGGCCACCTTGGGCATGAAATTGATTATACCGAATAGCCTCGGGAAGCCAGACTACGTGGCGACCATGGAGTATCTCAGAACCAGCCCGGCCATTCTTCGAAACATCGAACACCCGGCCATTCGAGAAAAGGTCGTGTCCCTGTGCCTTGTGTTAGCTGAACATTCTCCCGAGTCGAGCATGACGTGGCTCGCAGAATCACCCGACCTCTTGGGAATGTTGCCGTCACTGGAATGGCGCATCCGGCTCTTGCGGTACGGCGCGTTGCTTGCTGAAAGGCATGCTGACGTGACACTCGAGTACCTGCGTCGTGCCCCCGAACTTGTCCAACTCATCGGACATGGACCCGACGCGTTCACGAGATTTGAGAATTGGTTTAAGGCTGGGATGGAAGTCGCGGCCTACAGCCCAGACGGCGCACGTGCCTATTTTTCGATGGAGTCCAGAAAGGCACTGGTTTCGGTCGAACTCGCCTTGAGTGGGGTGCCGTTTCGGCAGGTCGCGCGACGAGTGAAACTGTTCGTCCAGGGACTCTGTGGAACCGATGTCGCCGTGACGGCGATTCCTGATTCTGTGACGTCCCCAGCCCGTGCGACGGTCAGCGGAGACGGGAGTACCATTTCGTTGCCGGCGCTACTCCGTCGGTATCCGACGGCTGCGGAAAACGAGCGTCTCTATCTCGTGATGGCGGCTCATGAAGCTGGGCACTTGGAATTCGGCACGTATCGACTCAGGCTCGAATCCCTGGCTGATTTGGTTGAAACCGTGCCACAGCGTTATGGTCGAACCAATGCAGTGCGACCCGATACGCTGGCTGCTCTGTTTCAGCTCTATCCGAACCCCGCCCTGGTGCGAGATCTCTGGATCGTGCTGGAAGATATGCGGATCGAATTCTTGCTGCAAACCGAGTACCCAGGACTTCGGTGTGATCTCGCTCGATTGGCAGAGGAATCCATTGCCCCACGTGATCCGGCTCAGGGGTTGACGGTACAGGAGTTGGTTGTTGACGGTCTCTTGAGACTCTCCACCGGTGAATCGGCGGATTCTGCGATTCCCAAGTCCGTCAAAGAAGAAGTGACGCTCCTTTGGAGCATGTGCGACTCCATTCTCAAAACCACATCGACAGCTGAGGAAGTAGTTCGTGTCGTCGATGCGGTCTACCTTCGTATGGAAGAGCTGCTGGCGGCTCGCGGTGAGATGATACTGGCAGAGAAACGCGAGGAGGAGCCGAAGGATGCGGAAGCGGGACAGGCAAAACCGGAGCAGCCAGGCGACCAATACCGCGCAGTGACTGATGTGGTCTATCGCGGTGAGATGAATCCGGAGTTCATCACGTGGAGTCAGGAACAGTTGGACCAGCAACACAAGCCTCCAACAGAATCGGACCGTTCGCTGGAAGAAAAGGTGCGGAACGGGGACCACGAATCCGGAAGCCAAGACATGTTACGCGAAGGGCGATCATTGCCGTCGGTTGTTGAAGAATGCCTGACCCTTGAGGTCGATGCCCAAGAGATACAGGAAAAAATGGCTCATGGCGAACGAGCCATTCTCTACCCTGAATGGGACTATCGGATTGAGGATTACCGGATGAATTGGTGTCGTGTGGTGGAACGGCCAGCGGACTCCGGGTCCGACGACTTCGTCACGGAGACGTTGGTTTCCCAGCAGAGTACCGTCAAGTCGCTGCGCCGATTTTTTGAAGGCTTGCGTCCTCCAGCCTTCCGCCGCATGGCGGGGCAACCTGATGGGGAAGAGGTGGATCTCGATGCCGTGGTCCGACGAGCAGGGGAACAGCGGGCAGGCATGGAAGGCGACGATCGGCTCTACATCCGACGGGAAAAGCGAGAGCGCGACGTAGCAGTAGTGTTCCTCATTGATATCAGTGGATCAACCAGCCGAGACCTCGGAACCGGTCGGCGGGTGATCGACATTGAGAAGGAAGGTCTGGTACTCCTGTGTGAAGCGCTGGATGCCGTTGGTGATCAGTATGGACTTTATGCCTACTCGGGCCAAGGACGAGGGAGGGTCGAGTTTCTCACGATCAAAGACTTCGACGACCGACTCGGGGCGGCAACGGCTCATCGGCTTGGTGGATTGGCTCCTCGTCATCAGAATCGAGACGGGGCGGCGATCCGGCATGCCACGGCGAAGCTGGTGGCGCGGGAAGCGAAGAACCGCGTCCTCGTGCTGTTGAGCGACGGAAGACCATTGGATGATCAGTACAAGGATGAATACTCGTTGGAAGATACGAAAGCGGCACTCCGGGAGGCACGACAACGGGGAGTCGAGACCTTTTGCGTCACGATCGACCGGGAAGCGGAGACCTATCTGCATCGCATGTATGCAGAGGCGCGGTACTGCGTCATTCATAGTGTCGAAGCCCTTCCAACCAAGCTACCGCTCATTTACAGGCAATTGACAGCCTAA
- a CDS encoding ferredoxin:thioredoxin reductase → MAEPTQESLEKIRKFIQGFAEKSGTMMHPNPAVTEAVVKGLASHIDELGKPLCPCNFYKDKEAEAKLRRWICACDEMQIYKYCHCLLFVREDGMPITEYLPEGHEGREVYGLVIDPTPDKGRALKHKAVQAPTEPDESATASALST, encoded by the coding sequence ATGGCTGAGCCGACACAGGAAAGTCTCGAGAAGATACGAAAGTTCATACAAGGGTTTGCCGAGAAAAGCGGAACCATGATGCATCCCAACCCTGCCGTGACGGAGGCGGTGGTGAAGGGATTAGCGTCTCATATCGACGAACTCGGGAAACCGCTCTGCCCCTGTAACTTTTATAAGGACAAAGAAGCTGAAGCCAAGCTCAGACGGTGGATCTGCGCGTGCGATGAGATGCAAATCTATAAGTACTGTCACTGCCTCCTGTTCGTTCGCGAAGACGGGATGCCCATTACAGAATATCTACCGGAAGGCCATGAAGGCCGAGAAGTGTATGGTCTGGTCATCGATCCAACTCCTGACAAGGGTCGCGCCCTCAAGCACAAAGCCGTCCAGGCTCCAACCGAACCAGACGAATCCGCCACAGCCTCAGCTCTCTCGACATGA
- a CDS encoding site-specific DNA-methyltransferase — MALETDCFNWLRDQQPNTVHAVLTDPPYGLFEYTSEQQEKLRKGKGGVWRIPPSFDGVQRSPLPRFTVLSQQDLRSLELFFHEWARLLIPVLVPGANVVVATNPLLSYVVAGALAKAGLERRGEIVRLVMTMRGGDRPKAAHEEFPDISVMPRSMWEPWLVFRKPLEGRVQDNLRKWRTGGFRRPSLNKPFGDVIPSSPTHKSERLMAPHPSLKPQQFLRTLVRGVLPLGEGVILDPFCGAGSTLAAAEAVGYASIGIEKDPHYFEMARKALPRLAAFKNGDNHLLRL; from the coding sequence ATGGCTCTTGAGACGGACTGCTTCAATTGGTTGCGGGACCAACAGCCAAACACCGTACACGCCGTTTTAACCGATCCCCCCTACGGCCTGTTTGAATATACCTCTGAACAGCAGGAGAAATTACGGAAAGGAAAGGGAGGAGTCTGGCGCATCCCTCCTTCGTTTGACGGAGTTCAGCGATCTCCCCTTCCCCGGTTCACGGTTCTCTCTCAACAAGACCTTCGGTCTCTTGAGTTGTTTTTCCATGAATGGGCACGGTTGCTTATCCCTGTTTTGGTGCCGGGAGCCAATGTTGTTGTTGCGACGAACCCCCTCCTCTCATACGTGGTCGCAGGCGCACTGGCGAAGGCTGGGCTAGAAAGGAGGGGAGAGATCGTTCGTTTGGTGATGACCATGCGAGGAGGCGATAGACCGAAAGCTGCTCACGAGGAATTTCCTGATATCAGTGTGATGCCGCGTTCTATGTGGGAGCCGTGGCTGGTTTTCCGTAAGCCTCTGGAAGGTAGAGTGCAGGACAATCTAAGGAAGTGGAGAACAGGTGGATTCCGAAGACCTTCTTTGAATAAACCGTTCGGAGATGTCATTCCATCCTCGCCGACTCATAAATCCGAACGGCTGATGGCTCCCCACCCCAGCCTCAAGCCTCAGCAATTCCTGCGCACGTTAGTTCGTGGCGTGCTTCCGCTTGGAGAAGGGGTTATTCTCGATCCATTCTGTGGAGCAGGATCGACACTTGCCGCAGCTGAAGCGGTGGGATATGCCAGTATCGGGATTGAAAAGGACCCGCACTATTTTGAGATGGCAAGGAAAGCATTGCCAAGATTGGCAGCGTTCAAAAACGGGGACAATCACTTGCTGCGCTTGTAA